In Vibrio celticus, one genomic interval encodes:
- the bepA gene encoding beta-barrel assembly-enhancing protease — MFKRARSIACLCIAATLSTPTMANANSLDLPDIGTAAGGTLTIDQELIYGDAYMRIIRSSQPIVNDPVLNLYIDTLGHRLVANANDVKTPFQFFMIRDRNINAFAFFGGYVALHSGLFLHAQSESELASVLAHEIAHVTQRHLARSMEDQARRSPATIAALAASVLLAIAAPEAGIAALTATTAGNMQSQINYTRSNEKEADRFGINTLAKAGFDVNAMPRFFGRLADEYRYASTPPPMLLTHPLPEDRITDSRARARSYPPLKLAPSLDYHLARARIVARYAGINNDAALDWFERQLKKAPKALVPSLEYGQALVYLDSKKLDKAEPILNKLINSDPTNLFYLDAISDLHIEKKQPEVAIKELKSALVRQPNNPVLTINYANALIENEDLQEAVRVLQRYTHDNPNDTNGWHLLSKVNTSLGNSDEELAARAEILALQANWNKAIQYYTQASQIAELGSLKQARYDARIDQLMIQRERFLSLQ; from the coding sequence ATGTTTAAACGCGCTCGCTCAATTGCTTGCTTATGCATCGCAGCCACATTAAGCACCCCAACTATGGCGAATGCCAATAGTTTGGATCTACCAGATATCGGTACCGCTGCTGGCGGCACACTCACTATCGACCAAGAGCTCATCTATGGTGATGCCTACATGCGCATCATCAGAAGCAGCCAGCCTATCGTAAACGACCCAGTTCTAAACCTGTATATTGATACGCTTGGCCATCGTCTGGTCGCGAACGCAAATGATGTAAAGACACCTTTCCAGTTCTTTATGATCCGTGACCGCAACATCAACGCCTTTGCTTTCTTTGGTGGTTATGTTGCTTTGCACTCCGGTCTGTTCCTGCATGCACAATCTGAAAGTGAATTAGCTTCTGTATTAGCGCACGAAATCGCGCACGTAACCCAACGTCACTTAGCACGTAGTATGGAAGACCAAGCGCGCCGTTCTCCAGCAACCATTGCAGCCCTTGCGGCGTCTGTATTGCTGGCGATTGCAGCCCCTGAAGCCGGCATTGCAGCCCTAACGGCAACGACTGCGGGTAATATGCAAAGCCAAATCAACTACACACGTAGTAATGAAAAAGAAGCCGACCGCTTTGGTATCAACACGCTGGCAAAAGCTGGGTTTGATGTGAATGCAATGCCACGTTTCTTTGGCCGTTTGGCTGATGAATACCGCTATGCAAGCACACCACCGCCAATGCTACTGACTCACCCATTACCAGAAGACCGAATTACCGATTCACGTGCTCGTGCTCGTAGTTACCCGCCACTGAAACTGGCTCCCTCTCTGGACTACCACCTAGCAAGAGCTCGCATTGTTGCTCGCTATGCTGGCATTAATAATGATGCTGCTCTTGATTGGTTTGAGCGTCAGCTAAAGAAAGCCCCTAAAGCTTTGGTTCCGTCATTAGAATACGGCCAAGCACTGGTTTACCTAGACTCTAAAAAATTAGACAAAGCAGAGCCCATCCTGAACAAGCTGATTAACAGCGACCCAACCAACCTGTTTTATCTAGATGCTATTTCTGATCTGCACATCGAGAAGAAACAGCCTGAGGTTGCAATTAAAGAACTTAAATCGGCACTGGTTCGTCAACCAAACAACCCGGTTCTGACCATTAACTACGCCAATGCACTGATTGAAAATGAAGATCTACAGGAAGCCGTTCGCGTATTGCAACGTTACACGCACGATAATCCGAACGACACCAATGGCTGGCACTTACTTTCTAAAGTAAATACGAGCCTTGGTAATAGCGACGAAGAACTGGCTGCTCGTGCAGAAATTTTGGCTCTGCAAGCCAACTGGAACAAAGCGATTCAGTACTACACGCAAGCAAGTCAAATCGCAGAATTAGGAAGCCTAAAACAAGCACGCTACGACGCTCGAATTGATCAGCTAATGATTCAGAGAGAACGCTTCTTGTCGCTACAATAG
- a CDS encoding sulfurtransferase TusA family protein, with protein MTPNILDLRQERCPMALLLAKRHSVKLEVGQSLSIYVSDNSSMKDIVTYLSKQAYDVITEVCSNYHHLLVTKKELQSDA; from the coding sequence ATGACACCTAATATTCTAGATTTACGCCAAGAGCGCTGTCCAATGGCGCTATTATTAGCCAAGCGTCACAGTGTAAAGTTAGAAGTAGGGCAGTCATTGTCAATTTATGTGTCTGATAACAGTTCGATGAAAGATATTGTTACTTATTTGTCTAAGCAAGCCTATGACGTCATCACTGAGGTTTGCTCTAATTACCATCATCTCCTCGTCACTAAAAAGGAATTGCAGTCAGATGCTTGA
- a CDS encoding AI-2E family transporter: MLEMVNRWYKRRFSDPHAVSLVAIILFGFITIYFFGHLIAPLLVAIVLAYLLEWPVTQLQRLGVPRTPSVMLVIMMFFSVMLLAIFGLVPTIWEQVGNLINDIPSMYGSLQNFIATIPERYPELANLQIVESIMSNAKNKALGFGESVVKGSLASLVSLATLAVYLILVPLLIFFLLKDKEEMIRMASGVLPRNRRLATKVWEEMNQQISNYIRGKVLEILIVGGVSYVTFAILDLRYSVLLAVAVGFSVLIPYIGAAAVTVPVAIVGLFQWGLEPQFYWLLLAYGIIQALDGNVLVPVLFSEAVNLHPVAIIVAVLVFGGLWGFWGVFFAIPLATLVKAVWNALPSHALDDDPEHQK, from the coding sequence ATGCTTGAAATGGTCAATCGTTGGTATAAACGACGTTTCTCTGATCCCCATGCTGTCAGTTTGGTTGCCATCATTCTCTTCGGCTTTATTACGATCTACTTCTTTGGTCACCTAATTGCACCACTCTTGGTTGCGATTGTGTTGGCTTATTTGCTTGAGTGGCCTGTTACCCAACTTCAAAGACTCGGTGTTCCAAGAACGCCCTCGGTGATGTTGGTGATCATGATGTTCTTTAGCGTGATGCTACTTGCGATCTTTGGTTTGGTACCAACTATTTGGGAACAAGTGGGTAACCTAATCAATGACATCCCAAGCATGTATGGCAGCTTGCAAAACTTCATTGCAACGATTCCTGAACGCTATCCAGAACTAGCCAACCTGCAGATCGTTGAGTCCATTATGTCTAACGCCAAGAACAAAGCGTTAGGTTTTGGTGAAAGTGTTGTCAAAGGCTCTCTTGCTTCTCTTGTGAGCTTAGCGACCTTGGCGGTTTACTTGATTCTTGTACCACTGCTTATCTTCTTCTTGTTAAAGGACAAAGAAGAGATGATCAGAATGGCGAGTGGTGTACTTCCTCGAAATCGTCGTTTAGCGACCAAAGTATGGGAAGAGATGAACCAGCAAATCTCGAACTACATTCGCGGTAAAGTCTTAGAGATTTTGATCGTTGGTGGTGTCAGCTACGTAACCTTTGCGATTCTGGACCTGCGTTATTCAGTCTTGTTGGCTGTCGCGGTTGGCTTCTCAGTACTGATCCCTTATATCGGTGCGGCAGCTGTGACTGTTCCGGTAGCGATCGTTGGTCTGTTCCAGTGGGGATTAGAGCCTCAGTTTTACTGGTTGCTTCTCGCTTACGGTATTATCCAAGCGCTAGATGGCAACGTGCTCGTTCCGGTTCTTTTTTCTGAAGCGGTGAACCTGCACCCAGTGGCCATTATTGTTGCCGTGTTAGTGTTTGGTGGACTGTGGGGATTCTGGGGCGTGTTCTTTGCTATCCCGTTAGCGACGCTAGTTAAGGCGGTTTGGAATGCCTTGCCGAGTCACGCATTAGACGATGACCCCGAACATCAAAAATAA
- the bcp gene encoding thioredoxin-dependent thiol peroxidase: MNTLTAGVPAPAFSLPDQDGNIVSLGDFKGKKVLFYFYPKAMTPGCIVQAEGLRDIKAQLDDLNVVVLGVSVDPVKRLPNFVEKKSLNFTLLSDEDHSVAEQFGVWGEKKFMGKVYDGLHRISFLIDEEGQIEHVFNKFKTKTHHEVVLDYFNQEA, from the coding sequence ATGAATACGCTAACGGCTGGTGTTCCAGCACCTGCTTTTTCTCTTCCAGATCAAGATGGCAATATCGTATCTCTTGGTGACTTCAAAGGTAAAAAAGTACTTTTCTATTTTTACCCAAAAGCAATGACTCCAGGTTGTATTGTGCAAGCGGAAGGCCTGCGTGATATCAAAGCACAGCTTGATGACCTGAACGTGGTTGTTCTAGGTGTGAGTGTTGACCCCGTAAAACGTCTACCAAACTTCGTTGAAAAGAAATCTCTAAACTTCACACTGCTATCTGATGAAGACCATAGCGTTGCTGAACAGTTTGGTGTTTGGGGTGAAAAAAAATTCATGGGTAAGGTATACGACGGTCTGCACCGTATTAGCTTCCTAATTGATGAAGAAGGTCAGATTGAACATGTCTTCAACAAGTTCAAGACTAAGACTCACCACGAAGTGGTTCTCGATTACTTCAATCAAGAAGCTTAA
- a CDS encoding glycine cleavage system protein R yields the protein MTQHLVITAVGTDRPGVCNQVVHLVTQSGCNIIDSRIALFGEEFTLIMLLSGKANNITRVETTLPLLGQEHDLITIMKRTSTHDVIENSYTVEVFVESDDKIGLTEQFTQFFADRNIGLDSLSARTINKSKVQLDNDQFHISITASVQSECNLMQLQEEFDSLCQSLSVQGSLNFIKNSL from the coding sequence ATGACTCAACATCTAGTAATCACAGCTGTGGGCACTGATCGCCCAGGTGTATGCAACCAAGTGGTTCATTTAGTCACCCAATCAGGCTGTAACATTATTGATAGCCGTATCGCCCTGTTTGGCGAAGAGTTTACGCTTATCATGCTGCTGTCTGGAAAGGCAAACAACATTACCCGCGTTGAAACCACCTTGCCCTTGCTTGGACAAGAGCACGACTTGATTACGATTATGAAGCGAACCTCAACTCATGATGTTATTGAGAACTCTTACACAGTAGAGGTGTTCGTTGAGTCAGACGATAAAATCGGCCTTACTGAGCAGTTTACTCAGTTCTTCGCAGACCGAAACATCGGCCTCGATTCGTTAAGTGCACGAACCATCAATAAATCTAAAGTTCAACTCGACAACGACCAATTCCATATCTCTATTACCGCTTCTGTGCAATCAGAATGTAACTTGATGCAGCTACAAGAAGAATTCGATTCGCTGTGTCAGAGCCTATCAGTCCAAGGCTCGCTCAACTTTATCAAAAACAGTCTTTAA
- the dapA gene encoding 4-hydroxy-tetrahydrodipicolinate synthase, producing the protein MFSGSIVALVTPFNTDGEVDFDSLKKLVEHHVAAGSDGLVAVGTTGESSTLTIEEHVKVVNKIVEFADGRIPVIAGTGANATHESVLFSRLLNGSGIAGCLSVTPYYNKPTQEGLYQHYKAIAEVSDVPQILYNVPGRTAVDLLPETVARLAEIENIVALKDATGDLDRIAIHRELCGEDFILLSGDDLTGLEFVKRGGDGVISVTNNVAAADMATMFKLAKEGKFEEAEAINERLMPLHKNLFVESNPIPVKWAVHKMGLIAEGGLRLPLTELSEPAQPVVAQAMTEACIY; encoded by the coding sequence ATGTTTTCAGGAAGTATCGTTGCGCTAGTTACGCCATTTAATACAGATGGTGAAGTGGATTTCGACAGCCTTAAAAAGTTAGTTGAGCACCATGTTGCTGCAGGTAGTGATGGTCTGGTTGCGGTTGGCACAACAGGTGAGTCTTCAACACTCACTATTGAAGAGCATGTCAAAGTCGTCAATAAGATCGTTGAATTTGCTGATGGTCGTATTCCCGTTATCGCTGGTACAGGTGCAAATGCAACTCACGAATCTGTTCTATTCAGCCGTTTGTTGAATGGTTCTGGTATTGCTGGTTGCCTGAGTGTAACGCCTTACTACAACAAACCGACTCAAGAAGGTTTGTACCAACACTACAAAGCGATTGCTGAAGTCAGTGACGTTCCACAAATCCTATACAATGTTCCTGGTCGTACCGCTGTAGACTTGCTGCCAGAAACGGTTGCTCGCCTTGCTGAGATCGAAAACATCGTTGCACTGAAAGATGCGACGGGTGATCTCGACAGAATTGCAATTCACCGTGAACTTTGTGGCGAAGACTTTATCTTACTAAGTGGTGATGACTTAACAGGTCTAGAATTTGTTAAGCGTGGTGGCGATGGCGTGATCTCTGTAACGAATAATGTTGCAGCCGCTGATATGGCAACCATGTTCAAGCTAGCGAAAGAAGGTAAGTTTGAAGAAGCAGAAGCGATCAATGAGCGTTTGATGCCTCTACATAAGAATTTGTTCGTTGAGTCTAACCCTATTCCCGTAAAATGGGCGGTTCATAAAATGGGTCTGATTGCTGAAGGTGGCTTACGTCTACCGCTGACTGAACTGTCAGAGCCAGCTCAACCTGTTGTTGCTCAAGCAATGACTGAAGCGTGCATTTACTAA
- the bamC gene encoding outer membrane protein assembly factor BamC, protein MKYSHQLVIGSLAVFVLTACSGSPTQRRQAKDDFEYLETPEFSQWQFPEDAQPQFYPNFDIPSGEFSGGTGREVDIRPPQQVLELIPGARAERQNGEVTLWLLRAEEADRVWQTAVDMLAQRGIGIREQSENEIETDWVTWVSEDEDVEIGSRYSMSRFQANNRHGFKINLIDWREGTEEKPVTATNKERYNAFLTNLVMAKYDENLRAEAELKAQELVKRIPISMGADRSGFPVIIARTPYNVFWQRLPSLLPEMGFELEERNQSQGTVKAKYAAPDDEFWEEIGLQPIDLAPGTYNFLFGDLGNRTSINVTDASGKPVEEELLKSMVPVLAHIADQTKDDKEAKAE, encoded by the coding sequence ATGAAGTATTCTCACCAGCTAGTGATTGGGTCACTGGCTGTTTTCGTTCTTACAGCATGTTCTGGCAGCCCGACTCAACGTCGCCAAGCCAAAGATGATTTCGAATACTTAGAAACACCTGAGTTTTCACAATGGCAATTCCCTGAAGATGCTCAGCCTCAGTTCTACCCAAATTTTGACATCCCAAGCGGTGAATTCAGTGGTGGTACAGGTCGTGAAGTGGATATTCGTCCACCGCAACAAGTGCTTGAGCTTATCCCAGGGGCTCGTGCTGAGCGTCAAAACGGTGAAGTGACACTATGGCTTCTTCGTGCTGAAGAGGCAGATCGCGTGTGGCAAACGGCTGTAGATATGCTGGCTCAGCGTGGTATTGGTATTCGTGAGCAATCAGAGAATGAGATTGAGACTGATTGGGTAACTTGGGTTTCTGAAGATGAAGACGTAGAGATTGGCAGCCGCTACTCAATGTCTCGCTTCCAAGCGAATAACCGTCATGGCTTCAAGATTAATCTGATTGATTGGCGTGAAGGTACTGAAGAGAAACCGGTAACGGCAACCAATAAAGAACGTTACAACGCGTTCCTGACTAACCTAGTTATGGCTAAGTACGATGAAAACCTTCGTGCTGAAGCGGAGCTGAAAGCACAAGAGTTAGTGAAGCGTATTCCAATCTCAATGGGTGCTGACCGTAGTGGTTTCCCTGTGATTATTGCTCGTACGCCATACAATGTATTCTGGCAGCGCCTGCCTAGCTTGTTGCCTGAAATGGGCTTTGAGCTTGAAGAACGCAATCAATCTCAGGGTACGGTGAAGGCGAAGTACGCAGCACCAGATGATGAGTTCTGGGAAGAAATTGGCCTACAGCCTATTGACTTAGCGCCAGGCACTTACAACTTCCTATTTGGTGATCTTGGCAACCGTACGTCAATCAACGTAACGGATGCATCAGGTAAGCCAGTAGAAGAAGAGCTGCTTAAATCAATGGTTCCGGTACTGGCGCATATTGCTGACCAAACCAAAGATGACAAAGAAGCGAAAGCTGAGTAG
- a CDS encoding DUF2897 family protein, which yields MLEWLTNPWVIIIIVVSVVVGNIAALKQTANMDLTGRGKTERDLDKLNRLDKLNQEKAEKEESKDSKDA from the coding sequence ATGTTGGAGTGGCTTACAAACCCTTGGGTTATCATCATCATCGTGGTTAGCGTTGTGGTGGGTAACATCGCAGCGCTCAAACAGACCGCCAATATGGATCTGACGGGCCGAGGTAAAACTGAGCGAGACTTAGATAAGCTCAATCGCTTGGATAAACTTAACCAAGAGAAAGCTGAAAAAGAAGAATCCAAAGACAGTAAAGACGCATAG
- a CDS encoding M15 family metallopeptidase, with protein MTPEQLTGKSDSHLEPSLIGSKTFLVHREVKDDLNNLIEAAQLAGFKMEIASGFRDYARQSLIWNRKFSGEAPILDSESQPLDASTLSEHQKLSAILRWSALPGASRHHWGCDFDVFARNDLPEGTQLQLEPWEYLTGHQHAFYQWLSVHASQFGFFFPYSEDLGGVAVEPWHISHRKVSESCLSQLSPTLLGKQLQSKPILGYEIIMEQLDEIYARFVANISH; from the coding sequence ATGACACCAGAGCAGCTAACCGGAAAATCAGATTCTCATCTAGAACCTAGCCTCATTGGCAGCAAAACCTTCTTGGTTCACCGTGAGGTCAAAGATGACCTAAACAATTTGATTGAAGCTGCTCAACTTGCTGGTTTCAAAATGGAGATTGCCAGTGGCTTTCGCGACTACGCAAGGCAGTCTCTGATTTGGAACCGTAAGTTTTCTGGTGAAGCGCCAATATTAGATTCAGAGAGCCAACCACTTGATGCTTCAACACTCAGTGAACATCAGAAATTGTCGGCAATCCTGAGATGGTCTGCCCTTCCCGGAGCGAGCCGTCATCATTGGGGTTGTGACTTTGATGTCTTTGCTCGAAACGACTTACCTGAAGGCACACAGTTGCAATTAGAGCCATGGGAATACCTTACTGGCCACCAGCACGCGTTTTACCAATGGCTATCTGTTCACGCTTCGCAATTTGGGTTCTTTTTTCCTTATAGCGAAGACCTAGGTGGTGTGGCGGTCGAACCATGGCATATCAGCCATCGCAAAGTATCGGAGTCGTGTTTATCACAGTTATCTCCGACTTTACTTGGCAAGCAACTCCAATCTAAGCCAATATTAGGGTATGAGATTATTATGGAGCAGCTAGACGAGATCTATGCACGCTTCGTAGCGAATATCAGTCATTAG
- the dapE gene encoding succinyl-diaminopimelate desuccinylase, with protein MTDSPTLALAKDLISRQSVTPEDAGCQDLMIERLKALGFEIEVMVFEDTTNFWARRGTEAPLFAFAGHTDVVPAGPIEQWNTKPFEPTIVDGFLHGRGAADMKGSLASMIVAVEQFIAKHPDHTGSIGFLITSDEEGPFINGTVRVVEALMARGENIDMCIVGEPSSTEFVGDVVKNGRRGSITGDLTIKGTQGHVAYPHLANNPVHSSLLAINELATTEWDKGNDYFPPTSFQIPNVSAGTGASNVIPGEFNVQFNLRFSTELSNDIIVERITTTLDKYDFEYDLKWTFNGDPFLTDAGSLLDAIVDAVGHVNDVKPALLTTGGTSDGRFIARMKGQVVELGPVNATIHKVNECVKVADLEKLTDMYERTLVNLFAK; from the coding sequence ATGACAGATAGCCCAACTTTGGCTCTGGCAAAAGACCTAATCAGCCGTCAATCGGTAACACCAGAAGATGCAGGCTGCCAAGACCTGATGATTGAACGCTTAAAAGCACTCGGTTTTGAAATCGAAGTGATGGTATTTGAAGATACGACCAACTTCTGGGCTCGCCGTGGTACTGAAGCGCCTCTGTTTGCTTTTGCTGGTCACACTGATGTAGTGCCTGCAGGCCCAATCGAACAGTGGAATACCAAGCCATTCGAACCGACTATCGTAGACGGTTTCCTACATGGCCGTGGCGCTGCTGATATGAAAGGCTCTCTGGCTTCAATGATTGTTGCTGTCGAGCAGTTCATTGCCAAACACCCAGACCACACAGGCTCAATCGGTTTCTTGATCACTTCAGATGAAGAAGGCCCTTTCATCAACGGTACAGTACGTGTTGTTGAAGCATTAATGGCACGCGGTGAAAACATCGATATGTGTATCGTTGGTGAACCATCGAGCACTGAGTTCGTGGGTGATGTCGTGAAGAATGGCCGTCGTGGCTCTATCACTGGCGACCTAACGATTAAAGGTACACAAGGCCATGTTGCCTACCCTCATCTAGCGAATAACCCGGTACACAGCTCTCTGCTTGCTATCAACGAGTTGGCAACGACTGAGTGGGACAAAGGCAATGATTACTTCCCACCAACCAGTTTCCAAATCCCTAATGTAAGCGCAGGTACGGGTGCTTCAAACGTTATCCCTGGTGAGTTTAATGTTCAGTTTAACCTGCGTTTTAGCACAGAGTTAAGCAACGACATCATCGTTGAGCGAATCACAACAACGCTCGATAAGTACGACTTCGAATACGATCTGAAATGGACCTTCAATGGCGACCCGTTCTTAACAGACGCAGGCTCATTGCTTGATGCTATTGTCGATGCAGTCGGTCACGTGAATGATGTTAAGCCTGCGCTGCTTACCACAGGTGGTACATCTGACGGCCGCTTTATTGCTCGCATGAAGGGGCAAGTGGTAGAACTAGGTCCTGTTAACGCAACGATTCACAAGGTTAACGAATGCGTGAAAGTGGCGGATTTAGAGAAGCTAACTGACATGTACGAAAGAACATTAGTGAACCTGTTCGCTAAATAG
- a CDS encoding ArsC family reductase, translating to MTITMFGIPNCDTIKKAKKWLEAEGIEFEFHDYRKQGITEELVTGFCSELGWELVLNKRGTTYRQLSQEQKDTLTEEKAVTLLVEQPAMIKRPILKVEGKLHIGFKADQYAAIFA from the coding sequence ATGACTATCACCATGTTTGGTATCCCAAATTGCGACACCATTAAAAAAGCAAAGAAATGGCTCGAAGCTGAAGGTATCGAGTTCGAATTTCACGATTATCGCAAACAAGGCATCACAGAAGAGCTAGTAACAGGCTTCTGCTCTGAGCTAGGTTGGGAGCTTGTGCTAAACAAACGTGGTACGACTTATCGCCAACTTTCTCAAGAACAGAAAGATACCCTAACAGAAGAAAAAGCGGTGACTTTGCTTGTTGAACAACCTGCAATGATCAAGCGCCCAATCTTAAAAGTAGAGGGCAAACTTCACATCGGATTTAAAGCCGACCAATACGCGGCTATTTTTGCTTAG
- a CDS encoding winged helix-turn-helix domain-containing protein produces MELSPVFARRLYLALLVESLDRPNVPKLIEKTGWPRRTIQDVLKALPGIGIELMFVQDGRRHNDGYYQLSDWGPFDSQWVIQRKGDIATSLGFSA; encoded by the coding sequence ATGGAGTTGAGTCCTGTTTTTGCAAGGCGGCTATATTTAGCATTGTTAGTGGAAAGCCTTGATAGGCCAAATGTGCCTAAACTCATCGAAAAAACGGGGTGGCCTCGTCGTACTATTCAAGATGTACTCAAGGCGTTACCGGGGATCGGTATCGAACTTATGTTTGTTCAAGATGGGCGACGTCATAATGATGGCTATTACCAGTTATCCGACTGGGGGCCATTTGACAGTCAATGGGTTATCCAGCGTAAAGGCGATATAGCAACAAGCCTTGGATTTAGTGCATAA
- a CDS encoding DUF4156 domain-containing protein, whose amino-acid sequence MKKELIALAMSGALLGCTTPTSIPHSEADKVQMDYHGVINIEQCEYKGEVTGSEGHWYSYLFYPNDTLIQGAMNELKSNTIELGADTVIFTLPQDFSTSVTMLGTAYLCK is encoded by the coding sequence ATGAAAAAGGAATTAATCGCTTTAGCTATGAGTGGTGCATTGCTAGGTTGCACGACACCAACATCAATACCTCATAGCGAAGCTGACAAAGTGCAAATGGATTACCACGGTGTGATTAATATCGAGCAATGCGAGTATAAAGGGGAAGTCACAGGCAGCGAAGGCCATTGGTACAGCTACCTGTTTTACCCGAATGACACATTGATTCAAGGCGCCATGAATGAACTCAAGTCGAATACGATTGAGCTAGGCGCAGATACCGTGATATTCACACTTCCCCAAGATTTTTCCACTTCCGTGACTATGCTGGGAACTGCCTATCTGTGTAAGTAA
- a CDS encoding DUF2956 domain-containing protein — protein sequence MKKKTNTPSFESQQEALKIAKATQKPAQTKEQTKLIAQGIEKGIALYKKQQKERSRQADKAKKRVQKEKQTQQTNQAQEQNVDTSVATTSNHGSKLPWLLLVASWIGFAIYLMK from the coding sequence ATGAAAAAGAAAACTAATACACCGTCTTTTGAATCTCAACAAGAAGCACTGAAGATAGCCAAAGCGACTCAAAAGCCAGCTCAAACCAAAGAACAAACTAAACTGATTGCTCAGGGTATCGAGAAAGGCATCGCACTGTATAAGAAACAGCAAAAAGAGCGCAGTCGCCAAGCCGACAAAGCAAAAAAGCGAGTACAGAAAGAGAAACAAACTCAACAGACTAATCAAGCCCAAGAACAGAATGTCGACACGAGTGTTGCAACAACATCAAATCACGGCAGCAAATTACCGTGGCTACTACTGGTCGCTAGCTGGATAGGCTTCGCAATTTATTTGATGAAATAA
- a CDS encoding DUF2919 domain-containing protein — MRYSIEQYDKHGFLKAPILLWLGWLFLAKALVVFIVAGASRESGTDILEIIYPDHQMFYVGIALSVPSLLLMWLFGLRTPDRKRLNKVVSWGRWVTMMAILAQGSHTIYLIYLDNGWFRWSNGITLLLLLWLALFLTNSHAARDCFKVVELED, encoded by the coding sequence GTGCGGTACTCCATAGAACAATACGACAAACACGGCTTTTTGAAAGCCCCGATCTTATTATGGTTAGGTTGGCTATTTCTGGCGAAAGCTTTGGTCGTTTTCATTGTTGCGGGCGCAAGCCGAGAGTCGGGAACGGATATCCTCGAGATAATCTATCCTGACCACCAGATGTTTTATGTCGGAATTGCTTTGAGTGTCCCTAGCTTACTACTGATGTGGCTGTTTGGACTTAGAACACCAGATAGAAAGCGTCTAAATAAAGTCGTTTCTTGGGGGCGTTGGGTCACCATGATGGCTATCTTGGCGCAGGGGTCTCATACCATTTATTTAATCTATTTGGATAATGGATGGTTCCGTTGGTCAAATGGCATCACCCTGTTATTGCTGCTGTGGTTAGCGCTTTTTCTAACCAATAGTCATGCTGCTAGGGATTGCTTTAAAGTGGTTGAGCTCGAAGACTGA